In Magnolia sinica isolate HGM2019 chromosome 12, MsV1, whole genome shotgun sequence, a single genomic region encodes these proteins:
- the LOC131220865 gene encoding uncharacterized protein LOC131220865 isoform X1: protein MLAFLPETISKERDLLVCCICRRKHGVCIKCNHDDCQTAFHPTCAKCVGLHMDVKTGGGKFFQHKAYCEKHSLDQKKKAKSLQHGPDEVRCIKQIRVSENPAG, encoded by the exons ATGTTGGCATTCCTCCCG GAGACCATTTCAAAGGAAAGAGACCTGCTTGTTTGCTGCATTTGCCGTCGCAAACACGGTGTCTGCATAAAG TGTAATCATGATGACTGTCAAACTGCATTTCATCCTACTTGTGCTAAATGTGTTGGCCTGcacatggatgtgaagactggtgGAGGCAAGTTTTTTCAGCACAAGGCTTATTGTGAAAAGCATAGCTTGGATCAGAAAAAGAAG GCTAAGAGTCTGCAACATGGACCTGATGAGGTCCGCTGCATTAAGCAAATCCGGGTCAGTGAGAAT CCAGCAGGCTAG
- the LOC131220865 gene encoding uncharacterized protein LOC131220865 isoform X6 — protein MLAFLPETISKERDLLVCCICRRKHGVCIKTGGGKFFQHKAYCEKHSLDQKKKAKSLQHGPDEVRCIKQIRVSENPAG, from the exons ATGTTGGCATTCCTCCCG GAGACCATTTCAAAGGAAAGAGACCTGCTTGTTTGCTGCATTTGCCGTCGCAAACACGGTGTCTGCATAAAG actggtgGAGGCAAGTTTTTTCAGCACAAGGCTTATTGTGAAAAGCATAGCTTGGATCAGAAAAAGAAG GCTAAGAGTCTGCAACATGGACCTGATGAGGTCCGCTGCATTAAGCAAATCCGGGTCAGTGAGAAT CCAGCAGGCTAG
- the LOC131220865 gene encoding uncharacterized protein LOC131220865 isoform X2: MLAFLPETISKERDLLVCCICRRKHGVCIKCNHDDCQTAFHPTCAKCVGLHMDVKTGGGKFFQHKAYCEKHSLDQKKKAKSLQHGPDEVRCIKQIRQARATC, from the exons ATGTTGGCATTCCTCCCG GAGACCATTTCAAAGGAAAGAGACCTGCTTGTTTGCTGCATTTGCCGTCGCAAACACGGTGTCTGCATAAAG TGTAATCATGATGACTGTCAAACTGCATTTCATCCTACTTGTGCTAAATGTGTTGGCCTGcacatggatgtgaagactggtgGAGGCAAGTTTTTTCAGCACAAGGCTTATTGTGAAAAGCATAGCTTGGATCAGAAAAAGAAG GCTAAGAGTCTGCAACATGGACCTGATGAGGTCCGCTGCATTAAGCAAATCCGG CAGGCTAGAGCTACCTGTTGA
- the LOC131220865 gene encoding uncharacterized protein LOC131220865 isoform X3 produces the protein MLAFLPETISKERDLLVCCICRRKHGVCIKCNHDDCQTAFHPTCAKCVGLHMDVKTGGGKFFQHKAYCEKHSLDQKKKAKSLQHGPDEVRCIKQIRPAG, from the exons ATGTTGGCATTCCTCCCG GAGACCATTTCAAAGGAAAGAGACCTGCTTGTTTGCTGCATTTGCCGTCGCAAACACGGTGTCTGCATAAAG TGTAATCATGATGACTGTCAAACTGCATTTCATCCTACTTGTGCTAAATGTGTTGGCCTGcacatggatgtgaagactggtgGAGGCAAGTTTTTTCAGCACAAGGCTTATTGTGAAAAGCATAGCTTGGATCAGAAAAAGAAG GCTAAGAGTCTGCAACATGGACCTGATGAGGTCCGCTGCATTAAGCAAATCCGG CCAGCAGGCTAG
- the LOC131220865 gene encoding uncharacterized protein LOC131220865 isoform X5 — translation MLAFLPETISKERDLLVCCICRRKHGVCIKCNHDDCQTAFHPTCAKCVGLHMDVKTGGGKFFQHKAYCEKHSLDQKKKPAG, via the exons ATGTTGGCATTCCTCCCG GAGACCATTTCAAAGGAAAGAGACCTGCTTGTTTGCTGCATTTGCCGTCGCAAACACGGTGTCTGCATAAAG TGTAATCATGATGACTGTCAAACTGCATTTCATCCTACTTGTGCTAAATGTGTTGGCCTGcacatggatgtgaagactggtgGAGGCAAGTTTTTTCAGCACAAGGCTTATTGTGAAAAGCATAGCTTGGATCAGAAAAAGAAG CCAGCAGGCTAG
- the LOC131220865 gene encoding uncharacterized protein LOC131220865 isoform X4 codes for METISKERDLLVCCICRRKHGVCIKCNHDDCQTAFHPTCAKCVGLHMDVKTGGGKFFQHKAYCEKHSLDQKKKAKSLQHGPDEVRCIKQIRVSENPAG; via the exons ATG GAGACCATTTCAAAGGAAAGAGACCTGCTTGTTTGCTGCATTTGCCGTCGCAAACACGGTGTCTGCATAAAG TGTAATCATGATGACTGTCAAACTGCATTTCATCCTACTTGTGCTAAATGTGTTGGCCTGcacatggatgtgaagactggtgGAGGCAAGTTTTTTCAGCACAAGGCTTATTGTGAAAAGCATAGCTTGGATCAGAAAAAGAAG GCTAAGAGTCTGCAACATGGACCTGATGAGGTCCGCTGCATTAAGCAAATCCGGGTCAGTGAGAAT CCAGCAGGCTAG
- the LOC131220863 gene encoding thaumatin-like protein produces MSLPNLPLFLPLFLLLILPLLTTSTHAATFEIRNQCPFTVWTAAVPGGGQQLARGQSWTINVSPGTAGARIWGRTGCTFDANGRGRCQTGDCGGLLRCQGFGQPPNTLAEYALRQFNNLDFFDISLVDGFNIPMDFSPVSGGCTRGIRCAADINGQCPAQLRAPGGCNNPCTVFKTDQYCCNSGSCGPTDYSRFFKTRCPDAYSYPKDDKSSTFTCPSGANYRVVFCP; encoded by the coding sequence ctccctctctttctcctcctcatcctccctCTCCTCACCACCTCCACCCATGCAGCCACTTTCGAGATACGAAACCAATGTCCGTTCACCGTCTGGACCGCAGCTGTCCCAGGTGGGGGCCAACAGCTAGCCCGGGGCCAATCATGGACCATCAACGTAAGCCCGGGCACGGCTGGGGCCCGCATCTGGGGCCGGACCGGGTGCACCTTCGATGCTAACGGTCGAGGCCGTTGCCAGACAGGCGACTGCGGCGGACTCCTCCGCTGCCAGGGGTTCGGCCAGCCACCGAACACTCTGGCCGAGTACGCTCTCCGGCAATTCAACAACCTCGACTTCTTCGATATATCGCTCGTTGATGGCTTCAACATCCCTATGGACTTCAGCCCTGTATCTGGCGGTTGCACACGCGGCATAAGATGTGCGGCTGATATCAACGGTCAGTGTCCAGCTCAGCTGCGGGCCCCGGGCGGGTGTAACAACCCATGTACGGTTTTTAAGACAGATCAGTACTGTTGCAATAGTGggtcatgtgggcccactgacTACTCTAGGTTCTTTAAGACCCGTTGCCCAGATGCATATAGCTATCCTAAGGATGATAAATCCAGCACGTTTACTTGCCCATCTGGTGCTAACTATAGGGTTGTGTTTTGTCCATGA
- the LOC131221982 gene encoding berberine bridge enzyme-like 23 yields the protein MVASRATFLIPFTFLLLTISSSVSIPNHENFFQCMAHHFPSSIQMPHIIYTPNTTSYASLLNSTIQNLRFVSSTTPKALLIVAPTHASQIQASITCCKDHGLQVRVLSGGHDYEGLSYLSISGPFIVVDLINLRSITIDVEDRTAWVQSGATIGELYYEIAQKSSSHGFPAGICPTVGVGGHFSGGGVGTMMRKYGLAADNVVDAYLIDANGLIHDRKSMGEDLFWAIRGGGASSFGVILSWKIKLVQVPPTVTVFTISKTLEQGATKLVERWQSIAHKFSEDLFIRIIVQRMDGVGSGSRTLQVLFNSLFLGTVEELLPLMGKSFPELGLEKKDCLAMPWIESVLYFAGLPHGPGHSIDVLLDRRHQDKASFKAKSDFVEKPISQTGLEGVWERLLEEDMVFMIMDPLGGRMSEISTAEIPFPYRKGYLYNIQYIVKWNGRGVRLSKKHIHWMRRLYRYMSSYVSRTPRGAYLNYRDLDLGMNNLKGNVTYSTARIWGRKYFKGNFRKLARVKGEVDPSNFLRNEQSIPPLFGKEKRGV from the coding sequence atggtagCTTCAAGAGCTACATTTCTCATTCCGTTCACTTTCCTCCTACTCACAATCTCCTCCTCAGTTTCAATCCCGAACCATGAGAACTTCTTCCAATGCATGGCCCACCACTTCCCATCCTCCATCCAAATGCCCCACATCATCTACACTCCAAACACAACTTCCTACGCCTCTCTCTTGAATTCTACCATCCAAAACCTAAGGTTTGTGTCCTCCACCACCCCAAAAGCTCTCCTCATTGTTGCACCCACCCATGCATCTCAAATCCAAGCATCCATCACATGTTGCAAGGACCATGGCCTACAAGTAAGAGTCCTAAGTGGGGGCCATGACTACGAAGGTCTGTCCTACTTATCaatatctggaccattcatcgttGTCGATCTCATCAATCTCCGTTCAATCACCATCGACGTCGAAGATCGCACCGCATGGGTCCAATCCGGTGCAACAATTGGCGAACTCTACTACGAGATTGCGCAAAAGAGCAGCTCGCATGGCTTTCCGGCAGGGATCTGCCCCACCGTCGGTGTAGGTGGCCACTTCAGTGGAGGTGGGGTCGGGACCATGATGAGGAAATACGGTCTCGCAGCCGATAATGTCGTCGATGCCTACTTGATCGATGCCAATGGACTGATCCATGATCGAAAATCCATGGGTGAGGATCTGTTTTGGGCCATTAGAGGAGGTGGGGCATCAAGCTTTGGTGTAATTCTCTCATGGAAGATCAAGCTGGTGCAGGTCCCACCTACTGTGACTGTTTTCACCATTTCCAAGACCTTGGAACAAGGTGCAACTAAGCTTGTGGAAAGGTGGCAATCCATTGCACATAAATTCAGTGAAGATCTCTTCATCAGAATCATCGTCcaacgaatggatggagtgggctCAGGATCAAGGACACTACAAGTCCTATTCAATTCCTTGTTTCTTGGGACAGTGGAAGAACTCCTACCCTTGATGGGAAAGAGCTTTCCTGAATTGGGTTTGGAGAAAAAGGACTGTTTGGCAATGCCTTGGATTGAATCAGTCCTGTATTTTGCAGGACTCCCGCATGGGCCAGGACACTCTATAGATGTCCTACTGGATAGAAGACACCAAGACAAGGCCTCTTTCAAGGCTAAATCTGACTTTGTGGAAAAACCCATATCACAAACTGGGTTGGAAGGTGTTTGGGAGAGGTTGTTAGAAGAGGACATGGTCTTCATGATCATGGACCCTTTGGGTGGTAGGATGAGTGAGATATCAACGGCTGAGATTCCTTTTCCATATAGGAAAGGGTATTTGTACAACATACAGTACATTGTGAAATGGAATGGGAGGGGggttagattgtccaaaaaacATATACATTGGATGAGGAGATTGTATAGGTACATGAGTTCTTATGTGAGTAGGACTCCTAGGGGTGCATATCTAAACTATAGGGATCTTGATTTGGGTATGAATAATCTGAAAGGGAATGTTACCTACTCAACGGCTAGGATCTGGGGTAGGAAATATTTTAAGGGTAATTTCAGGAAATTGGCACGTGTGAAAGGTGAGGTGGACCCTAGTAATTTCTTAAGGAATGAGCAAAGCATACCACCCTTGTttggaaaggaaaagagaggagtTTGA